One genomic segment of Arachis duranensis cultivar V14167 chromosome 4, aradu.V14167.gnm2.J7QH, whole genome shotgun sequence includes these proteins:
- the LOC107486502 gene encoding probable disease resistance protein At5g43730 isoform X1 translates to MGRPKEERYWNQVTKEADRTWKCNRCGRQFSGGVSRIKAHVDRIPGKGISICSASPNDNHLQPQSQQTANPMNPGEVAAEDDDHEIVDAFFGGLMQHSINIISQPINLPGGSAAVAQSNNDGFVSDEIKKLNELLHDLTFEEDDIKGELEWLKSEGKQSKTQVDDWLNELQELRNEVGDCLNLAMVAVHYFNENYPHYLGQMQQLTAQVSELKKKKPVVLSNEFVGKDFEKNVKKMWELVGDEKVLMIGIHGMGGVGKTCLATHMETQIIRKGTFNHVIWVTVSRDNSILKLQEDIARRIGAKLNGDDDERTRAAHLSSALSEKGKWVLILDDVWKFIDLEKVGIPRCRINGSKLITTSRLKHVLRQMGCPRLNIITMDLLSDSEGLELFLVKLGEDHRTPATLPYRYKIFKIAMFIARECNGLPLAISVMARTMKGIDSIHQWRHALNKLERGEMGEEMKEEVFQVLKLSYDNLMDTRLQNSFLHCALYFEILDYDKMIMMLVDSGAINGRRSLNDIFDEGHTILNELEDHSLLPRFGNMQNSVKNMACHILKESQRCIVRCGKKLTGIPNMQEWSADLELVSLDTNEIEEIPAGTSPKCPRLSTLILRNNCISSIPECFFTHMKSLAILDLSQNRSLTSLPDSLSDLTCLVSLLLHHCYALAKVPPLGRLQKLSRLVISDTQVEVVPGLEMLTNLTWLDLSYNEKLRLESGRVLRGLTKLQYLDLFKAALLNVEIEDVQGLTTLEYFVAGFNDCKSYDNYVASIWNTGSAPKSYLLYLGSTANSEWIFESKYDTGPRCDDHQIVHLLDCEESPHLLPKDLTKIFIECNPRWKSLCDALSNITPSSLENIQIARCTEMKSVLCSFGNCSFCSNLNNLQSLQLYGLESLTVICKEDVAVTDTTTQPLKPNAVFSHLRHLEISSCNGIETLVTAGLLPQLQNLQTLTVEGCRSLRQIFAASSSGADSDDAASTIITLPNLTSLYLWDLPMLETVCKGIIISESLPKFVIRGCPKLESRSPFEVSSSSFTSYT, encoded by the exons ATGGGGAGACCGAAGGAAGAACGTTACTGGAATCAAGTTACAAAAGAGGCAGACCGAACGTGGAAGTGCAACCGCTGTGGACGTCAGTTCAGTGGAGGTGTTTCTCGAATTAAAGCTCATGTCGATCGGATTCCCGGTAAAGGTATCTCTATATGCTCTGCTTCACCGAATGATAATCATTTACAACCACAATCACAACAAACTGCAAATCCAATGAATCCAGGGGAAG TGGCTGCTGAAGATGATGACCATGAAATAGTTGATGCCTTCTTTGGAGGTTTAATGCAGCattcaattaatattattagtcAACCCATCAACTTGCCTGGAG GGTCAGCAGCGGTGGCCCAAAGCAACAATGATGGTTTTGTAAGTGATGAgattaaaaagttaaatgaaTTGTTGCATGATTTAACTTTTGAAGAAGACGACATTAAGGGAGAGTTAGAGTGGCTCAAGTCTGAGGGCAAGCAGAGCAAGACACAAGTTGATGATTGGTTGAATGAACTACAAGAATTGAGAAACGAAGTTGGTGATTGCTTGAATCTTGCTATGGTAGCTGTTCATTATTTCAATGAAAACTATCCACACTATCTTGGGCAAATGCAGCAATTAACTGCACAAGTGAGCGAGCTTAAGAAGAAAAAGCCTGTGGTGTTGTCAAATGAATTTGTTggtaaagattttgagaaaaatgttAAGAAGATGTGGGAGCTTGTTGGTGACGAGAAAGTATTGATGATTGGGATACATGGAATGGGAGGGGTGGGTAAAACATGTCTTGCAACTCATATGGAAACTCAAATCATAAGGAAAGGAACTTTCAACCACGTCATTTGGGTCACGGTGTCCCGTGATAATAGCATTTTGAAGCTTCAAGAAGATATCGCCAGAAGAATTGGTGCAAAGCttaatggtgatgatgatgagagaACAAGAGCAGCACATTTGTCATCCGCGTTATCAGAGAAAGGAAAATGGGTGCTTATTTTGGATGATGTTTGGAAATTCATTGATCTGGAAAAAGTGGGAATCCCTCGTTGTAGAATCAATGGTTCTAAATTGATTACAACAAGTCGGTTGAAACATGTGCTTCGACAGATGGGTTGCCCCAGacttaatataataacaatggaTCTTCTCTCTGACAGTGAAGGTTTGGAGTTatttcttgtaaaacttggtgAAGATCACAGAACACCTGCTACCTTACCATATAGATATAAGATATTTAAAATTGCAATGTTTATTGCACGGGAATGCAATGGTTTACCTCTTGCAATCAGTGTAATGGCTAGAACCATGAAGGGGATTGATAGCATTCATCAGTGGAGACATGCGTTGAATAAACTTGAGAGGGGGGAGATGGGGGAAGAGATGAAAGAAGAGGTATTTCAAGTATTAAAACTGAGTTATGATAACCTGATGGACACTCGCTTGCAAAATAGTTTCTTGCATTGTGCATTATACTTTGAAATCCTTGACTATGATAAAATGATAATGATGTTGGTTGACAGTGGAGCCATAAACGGAAGGAGGAGTTTGAACGACATTTTTGACGAAGGCCATACCATATTGAATGAACTTGAAGACCATTCATTATTGCCTCGCTTTGGGAATATGCAGAATTCGGTGAAAAATATGGCATGTCATATATTGAAAGAATCTCAAAGGTGCATAGTGAGATGTGGTAAAAAATTGACAGGAATACCCAACATGCAAGAATGGAGTGCTGATTTGGAGTTAGTTTCTTTGGATACAAATGAGATAGAAGAAATCCCAGCGGGTACATCACCCAAGTGTCCAAGGTTATCCACCTTGATTCTCCGTAATAATTGCATCAGTAGCATCCCAGAATGCTTCTTCACACACATGAAATCTCTAGCAATACTTGACCTATCTCAAAATCGCAGTTTAACCTCTCTGCCGGATTCCCTGTCGGACTTGACTTGTCTTGTTTCTCTACTTCTTCATCACTGTTACGCTCTGGCAAAGGTGCCTCCATTGGGAAGGCTTCAAAAATTGTCAAGGTTGGTAATTTCAGACACTCAAGTTGAGGTAGTTCCTGGCTTGGAAATGCTAACAAACTTGACATGGCTTGATCTATCTTACAATGAAAAGTTGAGGTTAGAATCAGGGAGGGTGCTGCGTGGTCTGACCAAATTGCAATATCTGGATCTCTTCAAAGCTGCTCTGCTAAATGTGGAAATAGAGGATGTACAAGGGCTGACCACACTTGAATATTTTGTGGCCGGCTTTAATGACTGCAAAAGCTATGACAATTATGTGGCAAGTATATGGAACACAGGTTCTGCACCCAAATCTTATCTTCTCTATTTGGGTAGTACCGCTAACTCTGAATGGATTTTTGAATCTAAATATGATACTGGTCCACGTTGTGACGACCACCAAATTGTACATTTATTAGATTGCGAAGAATCCCCTCATTTGCTGCCAAAAGATCTTACCAAAATCTTTATTGAATGTAATCCCCGTTGGAAAAGTTTATGTGATGCTCTCTCAAATATTACTCCTTCTTCTTTGGAGAACATTCAAATTGCGAGATGCACAGAAATGAAGAGCGTGCTTTGTTCATTTGGTAATTGTTCCTTTTGCAGTAATCTCAACAACCTTCAATCCTTGCAGCTTTACGGTTTGGAGAGCTTAACAGTCATTTGTAAAGAAGATGTTGCTGTTACTGATACAACAACACAGCCTCTCAAACCAAATGCCGTCTTCTCTCATCTCAGGCACTTAGAGATCTCATCTTGCAATGGGATAGAAACGTTGGTAACAGCAGGGTTATTGCCCCAACTTCAAAACCTGCAGACATTAACTGTGGAGGGTTGTCGATCATTGAGACAAATATTTGCAGCGAGTAGCAGTGGTGCTGATAGTGATGATGCTGCTTCCACCATCATTACACTCCCCAACTTAACCTCACTCTATTTGTGGGACTTGCCAATGTTAGAGACTGTGTGCAAAGGAATTATAATCTCCGAATCATTGCCGAAATTTGTGATCCGTGGGTGTCCCAAGTTAGAAAGTCGGTCTCCATTTGaagtctcatcatcatcatttactTCTTACACATGA
- the LOC107486502 gene encoding probable disease resistance protein At5g43730 isoform X2 yields the protein MGRPKEERYWNQVTKQADGTWKCNRCGRQFSGGVSRIKAHVDRIPGKGISICSASPDDNHLQPQSQEIANRMNPGEVAAEDDDHEIVDAFFGGLMQHSINIISQPINLPGGSAAVAQSNNDGFVSDEIKKLNELLHDLTFEEDDIKGELEWLKSEGKQSKTQVDDWLNELQELRNEVGDCLNLAMVAVHYFNENYPHYLGQMQQLTAQVSELKKKKPVVLSNEFVGKDFEKNVKKMWELVGDEKVLMIGIHGMGGVGKTCLATHMETQIIRKGTFNHVIWVTVSRDNSILKLQEDIARRIGAKLNGDDDERTRAAHLSSALSEKGKWVLILDDVWKFIDLEKVGIPRCRINGSKLITTSRLKHVLRQMGCPRLNIITMDLLSDSEGLELFLVKLGEDHRTPATLPYRYKIFKIAMFIARECNGLPLAISVMARTMKGIDSIHQWRHALNKLERGEMGEEMKEEVFQVLKLSYDNLMDTRLQNSFLHCALYFEILDYDKMIMMLVDSGAINGRRSLNDIFDEGHTILNELEDHSLLPRFGNMQNSVKNMACHILKESQRCIVRCGKKLTGIPNMQEWSADLELVSLDTNEIEEIPAGTSPKCPRLSTLILRNNCISSIPECFFTHMKSLAILDLSQNRSLTSLPDSLSDLTCLVSLLLHHCYALAKVPPLGRLQKLSRLVISDTQVEVVPGLEMLTNLTWLDLSYNEKLRLESGRVLRGLTKLQYLDLFKAALLNVEIEDVQGLTTLEYFVAGFNDCKSYDNYVASIWNTGSAPKSYLLYLGSTANSEWIFESKYDTGPRCDDHQIVHLLDCEESPHLLPKDLTKIFIECNPRWKSLCDALSNITPSSLENIQIARCTEMKSVLCSFGNCSFCSNLNNLQSLQLYGLESLTVICKEDVAVTDTTTQPLKPNAVFSHLRHLEISSCNGIETLVTAGLLPQLQNLQTLTVEGCRSLRQIFAASSSGADSDDAASTIITLPNLTSLYLWDLPMLETVCKGIIISESLPKFVIRGCPKLESRSPFEVSSSSFTSYT from the exons TGGCTGCTGAAGATGATGACCATGAAATAGTTGATGCCTTCTTTGGAGGTTTAATGCAGCattcaattaatattattagtcAACCCATCAACTTGCCTGGAG GGTCAGCAGCGGTGGCCCAAAGCAACAATGATGGTTTTGTAAGTGATGAgattaaaaagttaaatgaaTTGTTGCATGATTTAACTTTTGAAGAAGACGACATTAAGGGAGAGTTAGAGTGGCTCAAGTCTGAGGGCAAGCAGAGCAAGACACAAGTTGATGATTGGTTGAATGAACTACAAGAATTGAGAAACGAAGTTGGTGATTGCTTGAATCTTGCTATGGTAGCTGTTCATTATTTCAATGAAAACTATCCACACTATCTTGGGCAAATGCAGCAATTAACTGCACAAGTGAGCGAGCTTAAGAAGAAAAAGCCTGTGGTGTTGTCAAATGAATTTGTTggtaaagattttgagaaaaatgttAAGAAGATGTGGGAGCTTGTTGGTGACGAGAAAGTATTGATGATTGGGATACATGGAATGGGAGGGGTGGGTAAAACATGTCTTGCAACTCATATGGAAACTCAAATCATAAGGAAAGGAACTTTCAACCACGTCATTTGGGTCACGGTGTCCCGTGATAATAGCATTTTGAAGCTTCAAGAAGATATCGCCAGAAGAATTGGTGCAAAGCttaatggtgatgatgatgagagaACAAGAGCAGCACATTTGTCATCCGCGTTATCAGAGAAAGGAAAATGGGTGCTTATTTTGGATGATGTTTGGAAATTCATTGATCTGGAAAAAGTGGGAATCCCTCGTTGTAGAATCAATGGTTCTAAATTGATTACAACAAGTCGGTTGAAACATGTGCTTCGACAGATGGGTTGCCCCAGacttaatataataacaatggaTCTTCTCTCTGACAGTGAAGGTTTGGAGTTatttcttgtaaaacttggtgAAGATCACAGAACACCTGCTACCTTACCATATAGATATAAGATATTTAAAATTGCAATGTTTATTGCACGGGAATGCAATGGTTTACCTCTTGCAATCAGTGTAATGGCTAGAACCATGAAGGGGATTGATAGCATTCATCAGTGGAGACATGCGTTGAATAAACTTGAGAGGGGGGAGATGGGGGAAGAGATGAAAGAAGAGGTATTTCAAGTATTAAAACTGAGTTATGATAACCTGATGGACACTCGCTTGCAAAATAGTTTCTTGCATTGTGCATTATACTTTGAAATCCTTGACTATGATAAAATGATAATGATGTTGGTTGACAGTGGAGCCATAAACGGAAGGAGGAGTTTGAACGACATTTTTGACGAAGGCCATACCATATTGAATGAACTTGAAGACCATTCATTATTGCCTCGCTTTGGGAATATGCAGAATTCGGTGAAAAATATGGCATGTCATATATTGAAAGAATCTCAAAGGTGCATAGTGAGATGTGGTAAAAAATTGACAGGAATACCCAACATGCAAGAATGGAGTGCTGATTTGGAGTTAGTTTCTTTGGATACAAATGAGATAGAAGAAATCCCAGCGGGTACATCACCCAAGTGTCCAAGGTTATCCACCTTGATTCTCCGTAATAATTGCATCAGTAGCATCCCAGAATGCTTCTTCACACACATGAAATCTCTAGCAATACTTGACCTATCTCAAAATCGCAGTTTAACCTCTCTGCCGGATTCCCTGTCGGACTTGACTTGTCTTGTTTCTCTACTTCTTCATCACTGTTACGCTCTGGCAAAGGTGCCTCCATTGGGAAGGCTTCAAAAATTGTCAAGGTTGGTAATTTCAGACACTCAAGTTGAGGTAGTTCCTGGCTTGGAAATGCTAACAAACTTGACATGGCTTGATCTATCTTACAATGAAAAGTTGAGGTTAGAATCAGGGAGGGTGCTGCGTGGTCTGACCAAATTGCAATATCTGGATCTCTTCAAAGCTGCTCTGCTAAATGTGGAAATAGAGGATGTACAAGGGCTGACCACACTTGAATATTTTGTGGCCGGCTTTAATGACTGCAAAAGCTATGACAATTATGTGGCAAGTATATGGAACACAGGTTCTGCACCCAAATCTTATCTTCTCTATTTGGGTAGTACCGCTAACTCTGAATGGATTTTTGAATCTAAATATGATACTGGTCCACGTTGTGACGACCACCAAATTGTACATTTATTAGATTGCGAAGAATCCCCTCATTTGCTGCCAAAAGATCTTACCAAAATCTTTATTGAATGTAATCCCCGTTGGAAAAGTTTATGTGATGCTCTCTCAAATATTACTCCTTCTTCTTTGGAGAACATTCAAATTGCGAGATGCACAGAAATGAAGAGCGTGCTTTGTTCATTTGGTAATTGTTCCTTTTGCAGTAATCTCAACAACCTTCAATCCTTGCAGCTTTACGGTTTGGAGAGCTTAACAGTCATTTGTAAAGAAGATGTTGCTGTTACTGATACAACAACACAGCCTCTCAAACCAAATGCCGTCTTCTCTCATCTCAGGCACTTAGAGATCTCATCTTGCAATGGGATAGAAACGTTGGTAACAGCAGGGTTATTGCCCCAACTTCAAAACCTGCAGACATTAACTGTGGAGGGTTGTCGATCATTGAGACAAATATTTGCAGCGAGTAGCAGTGGTGCTGATAGTGATGATGCTGCTTCCACCATCATTACACTCCCCAACTTAACCTCACTCTATTTGTGGGACTTGCCAATGTTAGAGACTGTGTGCAAAGGAATTATAATCTCCGAATCATTGCCGAAATTTGTGATCCGTGGGTGTCCCAAGTTAGAAAGTCGGTCTCCATTTGaagtctcatcatcatcatttactTCTTACACATGA
- the LOC107486502 gene encoding probable disease resistance protein At5g43730 isoform X3 — MGRPKEERYWNQVTKQADGTWKCNRCGRQFSGGVSRIKAHVDRIPGKGISICSASPDDNHLQPQSQEIANRMNPGEVAAEDDDHEMVDAFFGGLMQHSINIISQPINLPGGSAAVAQSNNDGFVSDEIKKLNELLHDLTFEEDDIKGELEWLKSEGKQSKTQVDDWLNELQELRNEVGDCLNLAMVAVHYFNENYPHYLGQMQQLTAQVSELKKKKPVVLSNEFVGKDFEKNVKKMWELVGDEKVLMIGIHGMGGVGKTCLATHMETQIIRKGTFNHVIWVTVSRDNSILKLQEDIARRIGAKLNGDDDERTRAAHLSSALSEKGKWVLILDDVWKFIDLEKVGIPRCRINGSKLITTSRLKHVLRQMGCPRLNIITMDLLSDSEGLELFLVKLGEDHRTPATLPYRYKIFKIAMFIARECNGLPLAISVMARTMKGIDSIHQWRHALNKLERGEMGEEMKEEVFQVLKLSYDNLMDTRLQNSFLHCALYFEILDYDKMIMMLVDSGAINGRRSLNDIFDEGHTILNELEDHSLLPRFGNMQNSVKNMACHILKESQRCIVRCGKKLTGIPNMQEWSADLELVSLDTNEIEEIPAGTSPKCPRLSTLILRNNCISSIPECFFTHMKSLAILDLSQNRSLTSLPDSLSDLTCLVSLLLHHCYALAKVPPLGRLQKLSRLVISDTQVEVVPGLEMLTNLTWLDLSYNEKLRLESGRVLRGLTKLQYLDLFKAALLNVEIEDVQGLTTLEYFVAGFNDCKSYDNYVASIWNTGSAPKSYLLYLGSTANSEWIFESKYDTGPRCDDHQIVHLLDCEESPHLLPKDLTKIFIECNPRWKSLCDALSNITPSSLENIQIARCTEMKSVLCSFGNCSFCSNLNNLQSLQLYGLESLTVICKEDVAVTDTTTQPLKPNAVFSHLRHLEISSCNGIETLVTAGLLPQLQNLQTLTVEGCRSLRQIFAASSSGADSDDAASTIITLPNLTSLYLWDLPMLETVCKGIIISESLPKFVIRGCPKLESRSPFEVSSSSFTSYT, encoded by the exons GTTTAATGCAGCattcaattaatattattagtcAACCCATCAACTTGCCTGGAG GGTCAGCAGCGGTGGCCCAAAGCAACAATGATGGTTTTGTAAGTGATGAgattaaaaagttaaatgaaTTGTTGCATGATTTAACTTTTGAAGAAGACGACATTAAGGGAGAGTTAGAGTGGCTCAAGTCTGAGGGCAAGCAGAGCAAGACACAAGTTGATGATTGGTTGAATGAACTACAAGAATTGAGAAACGAAGTTGGTGATTGCTTGAATCTTGCTATGGTAGCTGTTCATTATTTCAATGAAAACTATCCACACTATCTTGGGCAAATGCAGCAATTAACTGCACAAGTGAGCGAGCTTAAGAAGAAAAAGCCTGTGGTGTTGTCAAATGAATTTGTTggtaaagattttgagaaaaatgttAAGAAGATGTGGGAGCTTGTTGGTGACGAGAAAGTATTGATGATTGGGATACATGGAATGGGAGGGGTGGGTAAAACATGTCTTGCAACTCATATGGAAACTCAAATCATAAGGAAAGGAACTTTCAACCACGTCATTTGGGTCACGGTGTCCCGTGATAATAGCATTTTGAAGCTTCAAGAAGATATCGCCAGAAGAATTGGTGCAAAGCttaatggtgatgatgatgagagaACAAGAGCAGCACATTTGTCATCCGCGTTATCAGAGAAAGGAAAATGGGTGCTTATTTTGGATGATGTTTGGAAATTCATTGATCTGGAAAAAGTGGGAATCCCTCGTTGTAGAATCAATGGTTCTAAATTGATTACAACAAGTCGGTTGAAACATGTGCTTCGACAGATGGGTTGCCCCAGacttaatataataacaatggaTCTTCTCTCTGACAGTGAAGGTTTGGAGTTatttcttgtaaaacttggtgAAGATCACAGAACACCTGCTACCTTACCATATAGATATAAGATATTTAAAATTGCAATGTTTATTGCACGGGAATGCAATGGTTTACCTCTTGCAATCAGTGTAATGGCTAGAACCATGAAGGGGATTGATAGCATTCATCAGTGGAGACATGCGTTGAATAAACTTGAGAGGGGGGAGATGGGGGAAGAGATGAAAGAAGAGGTATTTCAAGTATTAAAACTGAGTTATGATAACCTGATGGACACTCGCTTGCAAAATAGTTTCTTGCATTGTGCATTATACTTTGAAATCCTTGACTATGATAAAATGATAATGATGTTGGTTGACAGTGGAGCCATAAACGGAAGGAGGAGTTTGAACGACATTTTTGACGAAGGCCATACCATATTGAATGAACTTGAAGACCATTCATTATTGCCTCGCTTTGGGAATATGCAGAATTCGGTGAAAAATATGGCATGTCATATATTGAAAGAATCTCAAAGGTGCATAGTGAGATGTGGTAAAAAATTGACAGGAATACCCAACATGCAAGAATGGAGTGCTGATTTGGAGTTAGTTTCTTTGGATACAAATGAGATAGAAGAAATCCCAGCGGGTACATCACCCAAGTGTCCAAGGTTATCCACCTTGATTCTCCGTAATAATTGCATCAGTAGCATCCCAGAATGCTTCTTCACACACATGAAATCTCTAGCAATACTTGACCTATCTCAAAATCGCAGTTTAACCTCTCTGCCGGATTCCCTGTCGGACTTGACTTGTCTTGTTTCTCTACTTCTTCATCACTGTTACGCTCTGGCAAAGGTGCCTCCATTGGGAAGGCTTCAAAAATTGTCAAGGTTGGTAATTTCAGACACTCAAGTTGAGGTAGTTCCTGGCTTGGAAATGCTAACAAACTTGACATGGCTTGATCTATCTTACAATGAAAAGTTGAGGTTAGAATCAGGGAGGGTGCTGCGTGGTCTGACCAAATTGCAATATCTGGATCTCTTCAAAGCTGCTCTGCTAAATGTGGAAATAGAGGATGTACAAGGGCTGACCACACTTGAATATTTTGTGGCCGGCTTTAATGACTGCAAAAGCTATGACAATTATGTGGCAAGTATATGGAACACAGGTTCTGCACCCAAATCTTATCTTCTCTATTTGGGTAGTACCGCTAACTCTGAATGGATTTTTGAATCTAAATATGATACTGGTCCACGTTGTGACGACCACCAAATTGTACATTTATTAGATTGCGAAGAATCCCCTCATTTGCTGCCAAAAGATCTTACCAAAATCTTTATTGAATGTAATCCCCGTTGGAAAAGTTTATGTGATGCTCTCTCAAATATTACTCCTTCTTCTTTGGAGAACATTCAAATTGCGAGATGCACAGAAATGAAGAGCGTGCTTTGTTCATTTGGTAATTGTTCCTTTTGCAGTAATCTCAACAACCTTCAATCCTTGCAGCTTTACGGTTTGGAGAGCTTAACAGTCATTTGTAAAGAAGATGTTGCTGTTACTGATACAACAACACAGCCTCTCAAACCAAATGCCGTCTTCTCTCATCTCAGGCACTTAGAGATCTCATCTTGCAATGGGATAGAAACGTTGGTAACAGCAGGGTTATTGCCCCAACTTCAAAACCTGCAGACATTAACTGTGGAGGGTTGTCGATCATTGAGACAAATATTTGCAGCGAGTAGCAGTGGTGCTGATAGTGATGATGCTGCTTCCACCATCATTACACTCCCCAACTTAACCTCACTCTATTTGTGGGACTTGCCAATGTTAGAGACTGTGTGCAAAGGAATTATAATCTCCGAATCATTGCCGAAATTTGTGATCCGTGGGTGTCCCAAGTTAGAAAGTCGGTCTCCATTTGaagtctcatcatcatcatttactTCTTACACATGA